A window from Pseudomonadota bacterium encodes these proteins:
- the rpoC gene encoding DNA-directed RNA polymerase subunit beta' produces MRDILSFFEKPKDSLNFSAIRIRLASPEKIREWSFGEVKKPETINYRTFKPERDGLFCAKIFGPVKDFECNCGKYKRMKHRGIVCEKCGVEVIQSKVRRSRMGHIELASPVAHIWFLKSLPSRIAQILDMTQRDVEKVLYFENYVVLDPGKTPLNYGELITEDKFRQLQEEFNDEFVCGIGAEAVKTMLANVNVDEVCVLLRQEMSETGSEAKKKKIAKRLKVLEDFRKSDNRPEWMILDVIPILPPDLRPLVPLDGGRFATSDLNDLYRRVINRNNRLKRLIDLKAPWIIICNEKRMLQESVDALFDNGRRGRAIAGANKRPLKSLSDMLKGKQGRFRQNLLGKRVDYSGRSVIVVGPELRLHQCGLPKKMALELFKPFIYSKLMERGYVSTIKSAKKMVEQEKSEAWDLLEEVITEHPVMLNRAPTLHRLGIQAFEPVLTEGKAIRLHPLVCTAFNADFDGDQMAVHVPLSVDAQVEARVLMMSTNNILSPASGKPIIVPTQDIVLGLYWLTRERPFSKGSGKIFATEDEVRIAYDAGAVHMQAPIKVMIDGELVDTTVGRIIFKEIVPAEIAFSRYNKTLDKKSLSNLFEHIYLVVADKKTVLFADQAKDLGYRMATQAAISICVDDLKIPAKKDEMIAATYARVREIDNQYTNGLITSGERYNKVVDLWSTTTDQLATEMMNKLSKETVLDEHGQEQEIKSFNSIYMMADSGARGNQQQIRQLAGMRGLMAKPSGDIIENPIVANFREGLNVLQYFISTHGARKGLADTALKTANSGYLTRRLVDVAQDAIIAEEDCGTLDGIYVNSLTEGGEVIERMVDRVLGRVALDDIYSPYTDEVIVEANQEITEELAQKIEDAGIDRVKIRSVLTCQAKQGICALCYGRDLARGRTVIQGEAVGVIAAQSIGEPGTQLTMRTFHIGGTASGRAEKSMLEAKTDGMMSFINVETVRNRDGLLVVLNRNGELAIVDQDGRKKERTKISLGARLSVNDGDQVKVGQMLAEWDPFTIPIITAVAGKVKYGDISDGVTVKELIDNLTGLSRRVVVEPKDATLRPRISIKDENNRTIKMKGGKGVARYLLSDGVHILKNEGEEVHAGDIIANIPRATTKTKDITGGLPRVVELFEARKPKEFAIISEVEGIISFGKVTKGKRKVVVTPEVGEPAEYLIPKGKYVIVHVGDKVMAGEALVDGPTNPHDILKALGVKELAKYLVNEVQEVYRLQGVRINDKHIEVIVRQMLRRVKIVDPGDTRFLMDENVERIIFEEENEAVVAAGKQAAVGEPLFLGITKASLSTESFISAASFQETTKVLTQASVEGKADCLIGLKENVIMGRLIPAGTGSRQFNKMRLGIDQPEVPEAEIDEMDSDILIPAETDAGALPGGVGKNGA; encoded by the coding sequence ATGAGAGATATTCTGAGTTTTTTTGAAAAGCCAAAAGATTCGCTGAACTTTTCAGCTATCCGCATCCGCCTGGCTTCACCAGAGAAAATCCGCGAGTGGTCTTTTGGTGAGGTAAAAAAGCCGGAAACCATTAACTACCGTACCTTTAAGCCGGAACGGGATGGATTGTTCTGTGCCAAAATTTTTGGGCCGGTAAAAGATTTTGAATGTAACTGCGGTAAATATAAACGGATGAAACACCGTGGTATTGTTTGTGAAAAATGTGGGGTGGAAGTTATTCAATCCAAGGTCCGCCGGTCCAGAATGGGGCATATTGAATTGGCGTCACCGGTGGCTCATATCTGGTTTCTCAAAAGCCTGCCAAGTCGTATTGCCCAGATTCTTGATATGACCCAGAGGGATGTGGAGAAAGTTCTCTATTTTGAAAATTATGTGGTGCTGGATCCGGGGAAAACTCCCTTAAACTATGGGGAACTGATTACTGAGGATAAGTTCCGCCAGCTGCAGGAAGAATTTAATGATGAGTTTGTCTGTGGTATCGGGGCTGAAGCCGTCAAAACCATGCTGGCCAATGTGAATGTAGATGAGGTATGTGTTTTATTGCGGCAGGAAATGTCCGAAACCGGTTCGGAAGCGAAGAAAAAGAAGATTGCCAAGCGACTTAAAGTTCTGGAGGATTTTCGCAAGTCGGATAACCGGCCGGAATGGATGATCCTCGATGTTATTCCCATTCTACCACCGGATTTACGTCCCCTGGTTCCCCTGGATGGTGGTCGTTTTGCCACTTCAGATCTGAACGATTTATATCGTCGGGTTATTAATCGTAATAATCGTTTGAAACGCCTCATTGACTTAAAAGCACCATGGATTATTATCTGTAACGAAAAACGGATGCTGCAGGAGTCGGTGGACGCCCTTTTTGATAACGGGCGTCGTGGACGGGCAATTGCCGGGGCTAATAAGCGGCCGTTGAAATCCCTTAGTGACATGTTGAAAGGGAAACAGGGTCGATTTCGGCAGAACCTGCTGGGTAAGCGGGTTGATTATTCCGGCCGTTCAGTTATTGTAGTTGGGCCCGAATTACGCCTGCATCAGTGTGGTCTGCCAAAAAAGATGGCTTTGGAATTATTTAAGCCGTTTATATACAGTAAACTGATGGAACGGGGGTATGTCTCCACTATCAAGAGTGCTAAAAAAATGGTGGAGCAGGAGAAGTCTGAGGCTTGGGATCTTCTTGAAGAGGTGATTACTGAACATCCGGTAATGTTGAACCGGGCTCCAACTCTGCACCGGTTGGGAATCCAGGCCTTTGAGCCGGTGTTGACGGAAGGTAAGGCTATTCGGCTGCATCCGCTGGTGTGTACTGCTTTTAATGCTGATTTTGATGGGGACCAGATGGCTGTTCATGTTCCCCTTTCTGTTGATGCCCAGGTGGAAGCCCGGGTCCTGATGATGTCCACTAATAATATTCTTTCACCGGCGAGTGGTAAGCCAATTATTGTCCCGACTCAGGATATCGTCCTTGGTTTGTACTGGTTGACCCGGGAACGGCCTTTTTCCAAGGGCTCCGGTAAAATTTTCGCCACCGAAGATGAGGTCAGGATTGCCTACGATGCCGGTGCGGTCCATATGCAGGCACCGATTAAAGTGATGATTGATGGTGAATTGGTTGATACTACGGTAGGTCGAATTATTTTCAAGGAAATTGTTCCTGCTGAGATTGCTTTCAGCCGTTATAACAAGACCCTTGATAAAAAAAGTTTATCCAATCTTTTTGAGCATATCTACTTGGTTGTCGCGGATAAAAAAACGGTTCTATTTGCCGACCAGGCGAAAGATCTGGGTTATCGTATGGCTACCCAGGCAGCGATTTCCATTTGTGTTGATGACCTGAAAATTCCGGCTAAGAAGGATGAAATGATTGCGGCCACCTATGCCCGGGTGCGGGAGATTGATAACCAGTATACTAATGGTCTGATCACTTCCGGTGAAAGATATAATAAAGTCGTTGACCTTTGGTCAACAACGACGGATCAGCTTGCGACTGAAATGATGAATAAGCTGAGTAAAGAAACAGTTCTGGATGAACATGGTCAGGAACAGGAAATCAAATCATTTAATTCCATTTATATGATGGCTGACTCCGGAGCCAGGGGTAACCAGCAGCAGATTCGGCAGTTGGCCGGCATGCGTGGTCTGATGGCCAAACCTTCCGGCGATATCATTGAAAATCCTATTGTTGCTAACTTCCGCGAGGGCTTGAACGTTCTTCAGTATTTTATTTCAACCCATGGAGCGCGTAAAGGTCTGGCGGATACTGCCCTGAAGACAGCGAACTCAGGTTATCTCACCAGAAGACTGGTGGATGTAGCTCAGGATGCGATTATTGCTGAGGAAGACTGTGGAACCCTGGATGGTATTTATGTGAACTCGCTTACCGAGGGTGGTGAGGTGATCGAGCGAATGGTTGACCGGGTCTTGGGGCGGGTCGCTCTTGATGATATCTATTCCCCATATACTGATGAAGTGATTGTGGAAGCCAACCAGGAAATTACCGAAGAACTTGCCCAGAAAATTGAAGATGCAGGTATTGACCGGGTAAAAATTCGTTCAGTACTCACCTGTCAGGCAAAACAGGGTATTTGTGCCCTTTGCTATGGTCGGGACTTGGCACGTGGCCGTACGGTAATTCAGGGTGAAGCGGTTGGGGTTATTGCCGCCCAATCCATTGGTGAACCGGGAACTCAGTTGACCATGCGGACTTTCCACATTGGTGGAACCGCCAGTGGGCGGGCAGAAAAGTCGATGCTTGAAGCTAAAACCGACGGCATGATGAGCTTCATTAATGTTGAGACAGTGAGAAATCGGGATGGTTTGCTGGTGGTTTTAAACCGTAATGGTGAATTGGCAATTGTTGATCAGGATGGTCGGAAGAAAGAGCGGACCAAGATTTCCCTGGGTGCCCGGTTGTCTGTTAATGATGGTGATCAGGTAAAAGTGGGGCAAATGTTGGCGGAATGGGATCCTTTTACAATTCCCATAATCACCGCGGTTGCCGGTAAGGTGAAATATGGGGATATTAGTGATGGGGTAACAGTCAAGGAACTTATTGATAACTTGACGGGGTTGTCTCGCCGGGTAGTTGTCGAACCTAAAGATGCTACCCTGCGTCCCCGGATTTCCATTAAGGATGAAAATAATCGAACTATCAAAATGAAGGGCGGTAAAGGTGTCGCCCGCTACCTGCTGTCAGATGGGGTTCACATCCTTAAGAATGAGGGAGAGGAAGTTCATGCCGGTGATATTATTGCTAATATTCCCCGGGCAACAACAAAAACCAAAGATATTACCGGCGGTCTCCCCCGGGTGGTAGAGTTGTTCGAAGCCCGAAAACCGAAAGAATTTGCCATAATTTCCGAAGTTGAAGGTATTATTTCCTTTGGCAAGGTTACCAAGGGGAAACGTAAAGTAGTGGTAACCCCGGAAGTTGGTGAGCCGGCAGAGTACCTTATCCCCAAAGGGAAATATGTTATAGTTCATGTGGGAGATAAGGTGATGGCGGGTGAAGCGCTGGTTGATGGTCCGACGAACCCTCATGATATTCTTAAAGCCCTCGGGGTTAAAGAATTGGCCAAATACCTGGTTAATGAAGTCCAGGAGGTTTACCGGCTGCAGGGGGTGCGGATTAATGACAAACACATTGAGGTAATTGTCCGGCAGATGCTGCGGCGGGTAAAAATTGTTGATCCGGGAGATACCCGTTTCCTGATGGATGAAAATGTCGAAAGGATCATATTTGAAGAAGAAAATGAAGCGGTAGTTGCCGCGGGAAAACAGGCGGCAGTTGGCGAACCGCTCTTTTTGGGGATTACCAAGGCTTCTTTAAGTACGGAGAGCTTTATTTCAGCCGCGTCATTCCAGGAAACCACCAAGGTGTTGACTCAGGCCAGTGTCGAAGGAAAGGCCGATTGCCTGATTGGATTGAAAGAAAATGTTATTATGGGGCGCTTGATTCCAGCGGGTACCGGTAGCCGGCAGTTCAATAAAATGAGGCTAGGCATTGATCAGCCGGAGGTTCCTGAGGCTGAGATTGATGAAATGGATAGTGATATTCTGATTCCTGCTGAGACTGATGCCGGTGCATTACCAGGGGGTGTCGGAAAAAACGGGGCATAG
- the hisI gene encoding phosphoribosyl-AMP cyclohydrolase, which yields MKPMNFAKMNGLITVIAQDYKTDEVLMVAFMNQEAWEETLATRRACYFSRSRNRLWRKGEESGNVQLIKEILVDCDQDAVVLKVEQVGGAACHTGYNSCFYTRINPDGSETITKDAKVFDPDTVYGKK from the coding sequence ATGAAACCGATGAATTTTGCTAAAATGAATGGGCTGATTACGGTTATTGCCCAGGATTATAAGACTGATGAAGTGCTGATGGTGGCTTTCATGAATCAGGAAGCCTGGGAGGAAACCCTGGCTACCAGAAGGGCCTGCTATTTCAGCCGTTCAAGAAATCGACTCTGGCGCAAAGGTGAGGAGTCGGGAAATGTGCAGTTGATCAAGGAGATTCTGGTAGATTGTGACCAGGATGCCGTGGTGCTGAAGGTTGAACAGGTTGGTGGGGCTGCCTGCCATACAGGATATAATAGCTGTTTTTATACCAGAATTAACCCCGACGGTTCGGAAACCATTACCAAGGATGCCAAGGTTTTTGATCCGGATACTGTCTACGGGAAAAAATAA
- a CDS encoding thiamine phosphate synthase, giving the protein MPENKSSVFRVLDANLNRLREGLRVVEEHCRLGQNDRSFIQLKEIRHLLQKIYPPKLEALCLQARQADDDVGNRSFNSSEASRDDSRAVLRAGLKRSQEASRVIEEYAKIINEDDVSRKAKSLRFSLYTLEKKLLISLKDKVSSWFDGDRNYALYLVVDEASYHGHDLLTDLKMALIAGVNLLQLRQKRSGDQHFLSRALQLKTLCTEYQLPFIVNDRPDIAFLSAADGLHLGQDDLDIDAARKIVGEEMPIGRSTHSLEQALAAEAEGADYIGFGPVFKTASKEKPDPVVGIDSLREVVCQVSIPVVAIGGINHENIALVRDTGTASIGVIRAILASDDFSRATHDLLACFQ; this is encoded by the coding sequence ATGCCGGAGAATAAATCGTCTGTTTTCCGTGTTCTTGACGCAAACCTGAATCGTCTGCGGGAAGGGTTGCGGGTGGTAGAGGAACACTGCCGGTTGGGGCAAAATGATCGATCATTTATCCAGCTGAAAGAAATCCGCCATCTTTTGCAAAAAATTTATCCTCCGAAGTTGGAAGCCTTATGTCTTCAGGCCCGGCAGGCTGATGATGATGTGGGAAACCGGAGCTTCAACTCCAGTGAGGCCAGCCGTGATGATTCCCGGGCAGTATTACGGGCGGGGCTGAAAAGATCCCAGGAAGCCAGCCGGGTTATTGAGGAATATGCCAAGATAATTAATGAAGATGATGTCTCCCGGAAGGCTAAAAGCTTGCGTTTTTCTCTTTATACGCTGGAGAAAAAGCTGCTCATATCTCTGAAAGACAAGGTTTCTTCATGGTTTGATGGGGACCGGAACTATGCGCTTTACCTGGTGGTTGATGAAGCGTCTTATCATGGCCATGACCTGTTGACTGATCTGAAAATGGCATTAATTGCGGGTGTTAACCTGCTGCAACTGCGGCAAAAGCGATCCGGTGATCAGCATTTCCTGTCACGGGCTCTTCAGCTGAAAACCCTGTGTACAGAATATCAGCTGCCATTTATTGTCAATGATCGCCCTGATATTGCCTTTTTATCAGCTGCTGATGGCTTGCATCTGGGGCAGGATGATCTGGATATTGACGCAGCCCGCAAAATTGTCGGTGAAGAAATGCCCATCGGCCGTTCTACCCATTCCCTGGAACAGGCCCTGGCGGCTGAAGCTGAAGGTGCTGACTATATTGGTTTTGGGCCGGTATTTAAAACCGCGAGCAAAGAAAAACCGGATCCGGTTGTGGGAATTGATAGCTTGCGGGAGGTGGTTTGCCAGGTTTCCATCCCGGTAGTGGCTATCGGTGGCATCAATCATGAGAATATCGCCTTGGTAAGGGATACAGGGACAGCCAGTATCGGGGTTATCCGGGCAATTCTGGCCAGTGATGATTTCAGTCGGGCGACCCATGATTTGCTGGCTTGTTTCCAGTAA
- a CDS encoding sulfide-dependent adenosine diphosphate thiazole synthase: MALDEVLISRAIIDRYHQKLVDHLNLDVAIVGGGPAGLVAAYYLAKAGKKVAMYERKLSIGGGMWGGGMMFNEIVVQKEGLRILDEFGVQYQEYKSGYYTASSIESVAVLLAKTCQAGATIFNLFSVEDVMVRDDRVCGLVLNWSPVEMAGLHVDPLVVRAKYVIDATGHDAEVIDVIQRKAGFDLLTETGKIMGEKSLWAEVAEQATVDNTKEVYPGTFVAGMAANATFGANRMGPVFGGMLLSGERVAQAIIGLLDAGE, from the coding sequence ATGGCTCTTGATGAAGTATTGATTTCCCGAGCAATTATTGACCGCTATCACCAGAAACTGGTAGATCATTTGAACCTTGACGTTGCGATTGTCGGGGGTGGCCCTGCTGGTCTGGTCGCGGCCTACTATCTGGCAAAAGCCGGGAAAAAGGTTGCCATGTATGAACGCAAACTCAGCATAGGTGGCGGCATGTGGGGCGGCGGGATGATGTTTAATGAAATCGTCGTTCAGAAAGAGGGCTTGCGGATATTGGATGAATTTGGGGTTCAATATCAGGAATATAAATCAGGATATTATACCGCAAGTTCCATCGAATCAGTAGCGGTGCTGCTGGCAAAAACCTGTCAGGCAGGGGCAACTATTTTTAACCTGTTTTCAGTTGAAGATGTCATGGTTCGAGATGATCGAGTCTGCGGCCTGGTTTTGAACTGGTCTCCGGTGGAAATGGCAGGTCTTCATGTTGATCCATTGGTGGTCAGAGCCAAGTATGTTATCGATGCCACCGGTCATGATGCTGAAGTGATAGATGTTATCCAGCGTAAAGCCGGATTTGATCTGTTGACGGAAACCGGAAAGATTATGGGAGAAAAATCCCTGTGGGCCGAAGTTGCTGAACAGGCGACGGTGGATAATACCAAGGAGGTGTATCCCGGAACTTTTGTGGCGGGAATGGCTGCCAATGCTACCTTTGGTGCCAATCGCATGGGGCCGGTTTTCGGCGGTATGCTGCTCTCCGGGGAACGGGTAGCGCAAGCCATTATTGGACTTCTGGATGCCGGAGAATAA
- the thiC gene encoding phosphomethylpyrimidine synthase ThiC produces the protein MTQLTAARQGKLTPQMEHVLADEPISALALQTGIAEGSIVIPANRNHQRLTPYGIGRGLRVKVNANIGTSSDLQSLDSELEKLQAAIDSGAHAVMDLSTGGEINHVRREILSCCPVPLGTVPIYQAVTEGVKKRGFLGKVTVDDFFSAVENQAEDGVDFMTIHCGVTLRTLEALRRSSRITDVVSRGGAFLVEWMIYNNRENPFYEHYDRLLELAREYDVTLSLGDGLRPGCLADATDRPQVQELIYLGELTERAWDADVQVMIEGPGHVPIDQIEANVLLEKKLCKGAPFYVLGPLVTDVAPGYDHLVGAIGGAIAAKAGADFLCYVTPAEHLKLPDADDVKEGVIASRIAAHAADIAHGLPGALEWDNQMAAKRKQLDWEGQISLAIDPQKARKFRESAPPADQQVCSMCGEFCAIKKLESYLHPQKNKEK, from the coding sequence ATGACTCAATTGACAGCCGCCCGTCAGGGCAAGCTGACGCCACAGATGGAACATGTTCTTGCCGATGAGCCGATCTCTGCCCTGGCATTGCAAACCGGAATAGCTGAAGGCAGTATTGTTATCCCGGCAAATCGCAATCATCAACGACTCACCCCTTATGGAATTGGTCGGGGTCTGCGGGTCAAAGTGAATGCCAACATCGGTACATCTTCCGATCTGCAAAGCCTGGATAGTGAACTGGAAAAACTGCAGGCTGCCATTGATAGTGGTGCCCACGCGGTAATGGATCTCAGCACCGGTGGTGAAATCAATCATGTCCGCCGTGAAATTCTGTCCTGTTGTCCTGTTCCCTTGGGAACGGTTCCCATTTATCAGGCGGTTACTGAAGGGGTGAAGAAGCGGGGATTTCTTGGCAAAGTAACCGTCGATGATTTTTTTTCAGCGGTGGAAAACCAGGCCGAAGACGGGGTTGATTTTATGACCATTCATTGCGGGGTTACCCTGCGGACGCTGGAAGCGTTGCGACGGAGTAGCCGGATTACTGATGTGGTCAGTCGGGGCGGTGCTTTTCTGGTTGAATGGATGATTTATAATAATCGTGAAAATCCTTTTTATGAACATTATGATCGCTTGCTGGAACTGGCTCGTGAATATGATGTTACCTTGAGCCTGGGTGATGGTTTGCGTCCCGGCTGCCTTGCGGATGCCACGGATCGACCCCAGGTTCAGGAGTTGATTTACCTTGGCGAGCTGACTGAACGGGCCTGGGACGCGGACGTTCAGGTGATGATTGAAGGACCTGGTCATGTCCCCATTGACCAGATTGAGGCTAACGTTCTCCTGGAAAAAAAGTTGTGCAAAGGAGCGCCATTTTATGTGCTGGGACCCTTGGTTACTGATGTGGCCCCAGGTTATGATCACCTGGTCGGGGCCATCGGCGGGGCGATAGCTGCCAAAGCCGGGGCGGATTTCCTCTGCTATGTAACCCCGGCTGAACATCTGAAACTGCCGGATGCTGATGATGTGAAAGAGGGGGTTATCGCTTCCCGGATCGCCGCTCATGCCGCCGATATCGCCCATGGTCTTCCCGGGGCCCTGGAATGGGATAATCAGATGGCGGCCAAGCGCAAGCAACTGGACTGGGAAGGCCAGATTTCCCTGGCCATTGATCCGCAGAAAGCCAGGAAGTTTCGCGAGAGTGCGCCGCCGGCTGACCAGCAGGTTTGCAGTATGTGTGGAGAATTTTGCGCTATTAAAAAACTTGAATCGTATCTACACCCTCAGAAGAATAAGGAAAAATGA